In Luteimonas viscosa, the genomic window GCTGCTGGCGACCGGCTCGGTGCCCTTCATCCTCCCGGTGCCCGGCAAGGACCTGAAGGGCGTGATCGGCTACCGCGACATCCACGACACCCGCACCATGATCGATACCGCGAAGGTGAAGACGCACGCGGTGGTGATCGGCGGCGGCCTGCTGGGGCTGGAAGCGGCGAACGGGCTGAAGTTGCGCGGCATGCAGGTCACCGTGGTGCACCTCGCGGGGTGGCTGCTGGAACGCCAGCTCGACCCGGTGGCCGGCGCGCTGCTGGAAAAATCGCTGTCGCAGCGCGGGCTCGATTTCCGGCTCAACACCTCGACCACCGAGATCCTCGGCAACGGCACCGGCGAAGTCGTCGGCGTGCGCTTCTCCGACGGGGAAGAGGTCCCCGCCGACCTGGTGGTGATGGCCGCCGGCATCCGCCCCAACACCACGCTGGCGCAGGCGGCGGGCATCCACTGCAACCGCGGCATCGTGGTCAACGACACCCTGCAGACCTTCGATCCGCGCGTGTACGCGGTGGGCGAATGCGCCGCGCATCGCGGCATCGCCTACGGGCTGGTCGCGCCGCTGTTCGAGCAGGCCAAGATCTGCGCCAACCACCTGGCCACCTACGGCATCGGCATCTACAAGGGCTCGTCGGTATCGACCAAGCTCAAGGTCACCGGCATCGACCTGTTCTCGGCCGGCGAGTTCATGGGCGGCGACGGCACAGAGGAGATCGTGCTCTCCGATCCGGCCGGCGGCCTGTACAAGAAGCTGGTCATCCGCGACGACAGGCTCATCGGCGCCTGCCTCTACGGCGACACCGGCGACGGCGCCTGGTACTTCCGCCAGATCAAGGACGGTAGCCCGATCGGCGATCGGCGCGACACGCTCGCCTTCGGCGAGACCGCGCTGGGCGACAGCGGCACCGGCGGCCAGGACCGTGCCGCGAGCATGGCCGACGCCGACGAAGTCTGCGGCTGCAACGGCGTGTGCAAGGGCACGATCGTCAAGGCGGTGCGCGAGCAGGGCCTGTTCACCGTCGACGAAGTGAAAAAGCACACCAAGGCCGCGAGTTCCTGCGGCTCGTGCACCGGCCTGGTCGAGCAGATCCTGATGAACTGCCTGGGCTCGAACTTCCAGGAAACACCGAAGACCAAGGCGGTGTGCGGCTGCACCGACCGCACCCACGCCGAAGTGCGCCAGGCGGTCCGCGAGCACCACCTGGTGAGCCACGCGCAGGCCTACGCCTTCATGGAATGGCGCACGCCCAACGGCTGCGCGACCTGTCGGCCGGCGATCAACTACTACATGCTCTCGACCTGGCCGCGCGAGGCGGTGGACGATCCGCAAAGCCGCTTCATCAACGAACGCGCGCACGCCAACATCCAGAAGGACGGCACGTTCTCGGTGATCCCGCAGATGAAGGGCGGGGTGACCAATGCGTCCGAGCTGCGCCGCATCGCCGACGTCGCCGACAAGTACGCGGTGCCGATGGTCAAGGTCACCGGCGGCCAGCGCATCGACCTGCTGGGGGTGAAGAAAGAAGACCTGGTGGGCGTGTGGAAGGACCTCGGGATGAAGTCCGGCCACGCCTACGGCAAGTCCATCCGCACGGTGAAGACCTGCGTGGGCAGCGAGTTCTGCCGCTTCGGCACCCAGAACAGCACGCAGATGGGCATCGACCTGGAAACGATGCTGGCCAACATGTGGAGCCCGCACAAGGTCAAGCTGGCGGTGTCGGGCTGCCCGCGCAACTGCGCCGAATCCGGCATCAAGGACGTAGGCATCATCGCGGTGGATTCGGGCTGGGAACTGCACGTCGGGGGCAACGGCGGAATCAAGACCGAAGTCGCGCGCTTCCTGTGCAAGGTCAGGACCGCCGAGGAGGTGAAGGAATACACCGGCGCGTTCCTGCAGCTCTATCGCGAGGAGGCCTACTACCTCGACCGCACCGTGCACTACATCGAGCGCGTCGGCCTGGACTACGTGAAGCAGAAGGTGGTGGAGGACGCGGCCAACCGCCGTGCCCTGTTCGAGCGCCTGCTGTTCGCACTCGAAGGCCTGCCCGATCCCTGGGCGGCACGCATCGCCGGCAGCACGCCGCGCGAATACGCGCCGCTGAAACTCGCGCGGCCGATCGCCGT contains:
- the nirB gene encoding nitrite reductase large subunit NirB translates to MKKPRLVVVGNGMAGIRTLEELLKLQPDMYEITVFGAEPHPNYNRILLSPVLAGEQDFDEIVLNPLSWYADHGITLHLGKEVTRIDRVRRKVIASDGTQAEYDRLLLATGSVPFILPVPGKDLKGVIGYRDIHDTRTMIDTAKVKTHAVVIGGGLLGLEAANGLKLRGMQVTVVHLAGWLLERQLDPVAGALLEKSLSQRGLDFRLNTSTTEILGNGTGEVVGVRFSDGEEVPADLVVMAAGIRPNTTLAQAAGIHCNRGIVVNDTLQTFDPRVYAVGECAAHRGIAYGLVAPLFEQAKICANHLATYGIGIYKGSSVSTKLKVTGIDLFSAGEFMGGDGTEEIVLSDPAGGLYKKLVIRDDRLIGACLYGDTGDGAWYFRQIKDGSPIGDRRDTLAFGETALGDSGTGGQDRAASMADADEVCGCNGVCKGTIVKAVREQGLFTVDEVKKHTKAASSCGSCTGLVEQILMNCLGSNFQETPKTKAVCGCTDRTHAEVRQAVREHHLVSHAQAYAFMEWRTPNGCATCRPAINYYMLSTWPREAVDDPQSRFINERAHANIQKDGTFSVIPQMKGGVTNASELRRIADVADKYAVPMVKVTGGQRIDLLGVKKEDLVGVWKDLGMKSGHAYGKSIRTVKTCVGSEFCRFGTQNSTQMGIDLETMLANMWSPHKVKLAVSGCPRNCAESGIKDVGIIAVDSGWELHVGGNGGIKTEVARFLCKVRTAEEVKEYTGAFLQLYREEAYYLDRTVHYIERVGLDYVKQKVVEDAANRRALFERLLFALEGLPDPWAARIAGSTPREYAPLKLARPIAVALED